Genomic DNA from Desulfuromonas versatilis:
TTTCGACCTTGGAGCGGCCGAGGGAGATGGCGCCGTTTTTCTCCACCGTGACCACCAGCGGCTCCTTGGCCGCGGCGAGATTCGGGGCGTTCTGCACCTCGGGAAGGTTGACGTCGACCCCTTTTTCCATCATCGGTGCCGTCACCATGAAGATGATGAGCAGCACCAGCATCACGTCGACGAAGGGGGTCACGTTGATCTGCGACAGGGTGCTGCGCCCGCTGCTGTCTCTGCGGCCGACTTCCATGGCTCAGGCCCTCCGCATCATGCGTTCGACGATGTTGAGAAACTCCTGGCTGAAGTTGTCCATCTCGCCGGTCAGCACGTTGACCTTGTTGACGAAATGGTTGTAGCCGACCACCGCGGGGATGGCGGCCACCAGGCCGATGGCCGTGGCGACCAGCGCCTCGGAGATGCCGGGGGCGACTACCGCCAGCGAGGCGCTGCCGGTCTGGCCGATGCCGTGGAAGGAGTCCATGATCCCCCAGACGGTGCCGAACAGGCCGATGAACGGCGCCGTGGAGCCGGTGGTGGCCAAAAAGGTGAGAAACTTCTCCAGCCGGTGGGTCTCCAGGGTCATGGCCCGGCGCAGGGCGCGGGCGACGTTGTCGGCCCCGCCGAGCTCGGCGGCAAAGCCGACCTCATCCTCCCCTTCCCGCTTGCGCTGCCCCTTGATCAGCTCCTGGTAGCCTTCGCGGAACAGCACGGTCAACGGCGAGTGTCCGTAGTCGCCGAGGCCCTGACCGATGGCGTCGAAGCGCTTTTTGGCCCAGAAGAACTCGAGAAAACGCTCCGAGTCCTTGGTGGCCCGATGAATGACCCGGAATTTGTAAAAAATAATGGCCCAGGAGACCACGGAAAAGTAGACCAGAATCAACAGGACCAGCTTGACCACCGGCCCGGCGTTGAGAACGAGTTCCAAGGTTGTTCCTCCGCGAAATAGGGTTAGTGCTGAAACAGGGATTATCTGCGATCCTCTGGTACAAGTCAACGTATTTACGGAACATTGCCCGGCCCCGCAAATGCCCCGGGTTCCCCCCGGGGCCAAAGATTAGCCGGCGGGCCGGGGCGGCCGCCTGGCGCTGCCAAGTCGATTCGCGGAGTTGGCCTCACATTATCTATCCCGAGGCCTTCTTCCGTCCTCCGTCGCCCCAGCTCTGGCCTCCAGCAAACCCAGTGCCAGGCAAGATAAAAGCTCTACATATCGGAAGCTTACGGGATTCCCCCAGCAGAATTGGCAGGGGTCGTTGGCGAAAACCGACGGCCAGGCGTCGCCTCACACCGACGGCAACCCGGCACCGCAGAGGAAGCGCCGGGTGGTCAAGGCCTTGATTCTCTGCACTTCCACCCCTCTACGGAACAGGAGTGCCCCATGTTGCCCGAGACCGACAGGGTCCGCAAAGGGGACTCATGACGCCCCCGGAAAGGCCAGGCGGCCCCGGGCCTGCCGGTAGAAATCGACCTGGGCCAGCTTGGAGGGGCTGCCCCCCGCGGCGAGGGCGTCCACCCGCATCAGCGCCAGCAGCAGGGGAAACCTGGCGTCGGCGATGAACCGCCACTGGCGCCGGCTCAGCCGGCGCTGCTCGCCAACCTGCCAGCTGAGGGCAAACATGTGATGGCGCACCAGCCAGAGCACATCCTCGCGACGGCCCGCCTCCATACCCAGGCTCCGCAGCCGGCCTTCGGCCAGTCGCACCCCCTCCCGGTCATGGCCGAAGGCGCGGATGCGGCCGTCGATCTCCCGGGTGGTCAGGGCTTTGCCCACGTCGTGCAACAGCGCCGCCCAGGCCAGCCGAGGGTCGGCATTGCCCGGCAGGTGCCGCACCGCCAGCAGGGAGTGGACCAGGGCATCCCCCTCCGGGTGATGGTCCGGGGGCTGGGGAACGTCGGCCAGGGCATAGACCTCGGGAAGCAGCGCGCGCAGGCGCGGGTCAGCCGCGAAGCGCTCAGCACGCTCCTCCCCATCGGGCAGGAGCAGGCAGTGTTCGATATAGTCGAGGTCGGTCATGACCCTGGCATCCTTCATCCTCGGGAACCCGCTGGCGGTGCAAGGGGACCCTAGCGAGGCTCAAGCCCTCTCCGATTCCACAAAATTTTGACCAGAACAGCCTATCTTAGCCCAGCACGGCCAGGTTTTCCAGAGACCAGGCCTCACCCCTGGGCTTACCCCCAGCCGGGGAAAGCGCGGCACCATTGGCACCAATTGCCAAAGCGTCTGGAATTGCTATGCTTTTAGGAGACAGCCGGAAGGCATCTGCCATGACCGAGCTTAACCCCGACAGCCCGAGCCCCCCACCCCAAACTCGCCTGACCCTGGTCGGCACCGTCCACCGGGACCCGCAGGGCCGCGCCAAACTGCTGCGGCTGCTCGAAGAGCTGCGTCCGGACCTGCTCACCCTGGAGATGAGCCCTGCCGCTCTGCACTACCGGCAACTCCACTCCCGCCACTTGGGGCTGCGCCTCGAGCGCATCCTCGAGCGCCTGGCGCGCGAGCGCGGCGAAGACCGCCGGAGCGTCGCCGGCCACCCCGCGGTGGCCGACATCCTCAGCCTGCTCGAGCTCCCCTTCGAGTACCAGGCCTGCGCGGCCTGGGCCGAACAGAG
This window encodes:
- the tolR gene encoding protein TolR translates to MEVGRRDSSGRSTLSQINVTPFVDVMLVLLIIFMVTAPMMEKGVDVNLPEVQNAPNLAAAKEPLVVTVEKNGAISLGRSKVETPAKLIPVLQQVLKDRKEKEVFLEADREVPYGKVVQVMAAIRQAGVDKLGMVAQEPKS
- the tolQ gene encoding protein TolQ, with product MELVLNAGPVVKLVLLILVYFSVVSWAIIFYKFRVIHRATKDSERFLEFFWAKKRFDAIGQGLGDYGHSPLTVLFREGYQELIKGQRKREGEDEVGFAAELGGADNVARALRRAMTLETHRLEKFLTFLATTGSTAPFIGLFGTVWGIMDSFHGIGQTGSASLAVVAPGISEALVATAIGLVAAIPAVVGYNHFVNKVNVLTGEMDNFSQEFLNIVERMMRRA
- a CDS encoding HD domain-containing protein, producing MTDLDYIEHCLLLPDGEERAERFAADPRLRALLPEVYALADVPQPPDHHPEGDALVHSLLAVRHLPGNADPRLAWAALLHDVGKALTTREIDGRIRAFGHDREGVRLAEGRLRSLGMEAGRREDVLWLVRHHMFALSWQVGEQRRLSRRQWRFIADARFPLLLALMRVDALAAGGSPSKLAQVDFYRQARGRLAFPGAS